A section of the Mycoplasmopsis synoviae ATCC 25204 genome encodes:
- a CDS encoding ABC transporter ATP-binding protein encodes MNKEFKGYSKLYDKPLKHENKNTYHELKDSFTHHKKVSKWKQVENNYKSFLEKLRFAKKEFRLQDFIKNAKTEKVFGKDTVVAAEIEDIHLSFLNPANPKEKNVVLRGTSLKIYEGYVHAIIGESGSGKSVITSLLYGLTGNNAVIDFGKIKLFNNEVQDFTFTDWENRKIRGTIVSAVFQNPMSILDPTMKVGKQITEGLLINKVVKTKMEAKKVALEYLKMTKINNPEKIMNAYPHELSGGMIQRIAIASVMSLKPKILVMDEPTTALDPTVQALVLDIVREFQEKLKIAIVFITHDLGVVASISDFISIMYAGQIVETGTKEEILEHPQHPYSWGLIMSMPDFNNSEKLTTIRGSVPSSLNNIKGDAFAVRNDYALGVDLEVEPAMYQISDTHYVKSALLDEKAPKYELPPLIKKMWQKYHQKLKELHQ; translated from the coding sequence ATGAATAAAGAATTTAAAGGTTATTCAAAGCTTTACGATAAACCGTTAAAGCATGAAAATAAAAATACCTATCATGAATTAAAAGATAGTTTTACTCATCATAAAAAAGTTTCTAAATGAAAACAAGTTGAAAATAATTACAAATCTTTTTTAGAAAAGCTAAGATTTGCTAAAAAAGAATTCAGACTTCAAGATTTTATTAAAAATGCCAAAACTGAAAAAGTTTTTGGTAAAGATACCGTGGTTGCAGCTGAAATTGAAGATATCCATCTATCATTTTTAAATCCAGCTAACCCTAAAGAAAAAAACGTGGTTCTTCGTGGAACTAGCCTTAAAATTTATGAAGGTTATGTTCACGCGATAATAGGAGAATCAGGTTCAGGAAAATCTGTTATTACATCGCTTCTTTACGGATTAACCGGAAATAACGCAGTAATTGACTTTGGAAAAATTAAGTTATTTAACAACGAAGTTCAAGATTTTACATTTACCGATTGAGAGAATCGTAAAATTAGAGGAACTATAGTTTCAGCTGTTTTCCAAAACCCGATGTCAATTTTAGATCCGACCATGAAAGTTGGAAAACAAATAACCGAAGGACTATTAATTAATAAGGTAGTTAAAACCAAAATGGAAGCTAAAAAAGTAGCGCTTGAATACCTTAAGATGACAAAAATTAATAATCCTGAAAAAATCATGAACGCATACCCTCATGAACTTTCTGGAGGTATGATTCAAAGGATAGCTATCGCTAGCGTAATGAGTCTTAAGCCAAAAATCTTGGTAATGGACGAACCTACCACAGCCTTAGATCCTACCGTTCAAGCGCTTGTTCTTGATATCGTTAGAGAATTTCAAGAAAAGCTAAAAATTGCAATAGTTTTCATAACCCACGATCTTGGGGTGGTGGCTTCTATTAGTGATTTTATAAGCATAATGTATGCTGGACAAATCGTAGAAACTGGAACCAAAGAAGAAATCTTAGAGCATCCACAACATCCTTATTCATGAGGGCTAATAATGTCAATGCCAGATTTTAACAACTCTGAAAAGCTAACTACAATTCGTGGTAGCGTTCCATCATCGCTGAATAACATTAAAGGTGATGCCTTTGCAGTAAGAAACGACTACGCTCTAGGAGTGGATTTAGAAGTAGAACCTGCAATGTATCAAATCTCTGATACTCACTACGTAAAAAGTGCGCTTCTTGATGAAAAAGCGCCTAAATACGAGCTTCCACCTTTAATTAAAAAAATGTGACAAAAATATCATCAAAAATTAAAAGAATTACACCAATAA
- a CDS encoding PDxFFG protein, whose amino-acid sequence MAKVKHVYKYLIAAVSFLVAGGVSLGAVKLYSDNSSQTKGALNPAENELVNVFLAKDSSPELKFLLQDKKTSVASFGKYQDGQDNLDRVTYNGRSYEYEDFFNVFYLQNGFLPVLEISYGSFKFYNEYLEAVPPHEFLKFAQWFVKNVSWGPDMLTLKSFSIVKGVQRDGNSITLGQHLNANKELQTIKFYPDAFFGSLSLYSFLAGEGNLQDSLLYRLNSVSITEEELDFFLKNAKKLNILANEPRNTQQSNIKFRNLLAAQRLQNRKLYVYSDSEAGVKQVVFLKEYDPESASSQSEAQARLRDLLKDPSFVFDSSKLKEYYVSGLGMANADLLSKTYPELASLDLTPSEEKETDLKNLPVTRNGRMALYLRFVDAAKGDGAIEAAKKAEEALEAKVLEDLQTNANDTDAKAKVAAELDAIKKALYTPDETLLVTDYDYSAQALSNLDELEKYEFSQPTVDFLDYYDLKSLVGKTFNLYQSPQPQQDQSESQEQSETQEQSSTENTENTASAVAPGFPGATQPATPQTSLMVPEAPVKSDATDAMAATVVDLNDKKNLTLFSPNGKEVEFAKNYASLVDERNFKDAETGKVDFPAFDTNLLSQARVSDISVENGVLTVDLLTHNAKYRYSVDAKSMSDRDWDFVQELFSKAGYVKYLDPYLVNLDSDIVIPEGKRERTFTLYYSAYQNLLDNISRKMPYLLSDRTGPHVVKKVNDQGVVEYKLEDGPYKGFSSDDNIGLWAVLKLSDPKFKGMSSDFLRFVGAHEYGHHITLTGAQDLGDKQYDPVLASAQSPRGATNIQNFISKENLDLYLRARTHLEAKTTNLYAQGEKEINSLPESNTGNFVNYGFQKKDGSYAYETQSDVWGAPKADPSIVRALTNPKRRFLQNFEGLQKALQERKKDYNLSDNVDLFDLWLTNAFDEQSGTLNPTIEGTAQYFQVDTSSPTGYTFKDASNDQIKDYLKDGLGQKIEYSNGGFVLFKFVPYDPQNGLFKLTSNKVRRENGELYVNIPEGSVLTTAQFSELKRIEREFNENVNNFIVKRFSSNGWNTGTAITDTNVQITNAVPYSLRYTSQDELVNGEYSKATEFYKNFVNKRSWTNGLFGNDEFTFRTAEADDYNITYWPLYFAKTSFYGPESYRNALIFDEGALTKTREYAYNFPVRFPGLSIAEVNETLTEFLTLFPRTLTPQERSAKQNQIRTEAERRKVFDVFMQTSYAWRGHLPEYNVVDTLGGNKLFLNSTHQYVPNFAQRRVVYNTNTKETTYKDPYKSSSFLNNTPISISNVVNGLVWFKNLNGRIYSDYAPWMRPIGAVDNDGQQFATAYFFADENGTEIEAESPDETTKVDLSKRNAQTLVVNTDFGVSDVQNGVFGAIKLSPGKDKRVLNDLEEMFDFMTVDYEKAKATYDAATKQQVLNWDIDYVEARLDLETFRSRYLSFLQNYKGRLFTNKERQDLIDLYSKPLSETKQEVANQAMQRFLRSGYVPFAKDYQLKDFLAKRDNLWVLDKNVGVDNLKSSFVDLTVTDADDNRNVDRYLKFVKEYFDKHQIMYDNLTLFDLHLLTGITWFLPDAKTSRGFVNKEAGQLTVRNGVSSDVDLYFSTKISSETGSIFSDYVYSYAEQINRDYLQTTYTPSYDQYGNRPDYISGITEVTTGLEYIVDATASNKYQNFQVDSEVTNNMLTSNVIPYYVEQNNRNRAAKNGLPNYESSKRDNYFYWLPKYTNNFFGKIRSFNNGWYKDRFYRTKLNWELYDEHGLDKQDNSIRIKDLLGQTVTSRAKAYWQYLIQSQGIGDRTLSGFWRDSDKDAVAFYGYFDLEKSQDLKYLAFENTATKEVSYLPVHVSHTNNLFYYTKQAPENGYTDVNRHYIKDEPYLDKKTNTQRVGFASWVSDYALVSQYRNRLVSPGNTYNVYFANSNKEKLEDVDLGSLVSMAENGKLFNQSPLTVQKVENTDGTHSAVLNVKDQFNSN is encoded by the coding sequence GTGGCAAAAGTAAAACACGTATATAAATACTTAATTGCGGCAGTTAGCTTTTTAGTAGCCGGTGGTGTCTCGCTTGGAGCTGTAAAGCTATATAGCGATAACTCTAGCCAAACTAAAGGAGCGCTTAACCCTGCTGAAAATGAATTAGTAAATGTATTTCTAGCTAAAGATTCTAGCCCAGAATTAAAATTTCTACTTCAAGATAAAAAAACTAGCGTTGCTAGTTTTGGAAAATACCAAGACGGTCAAGATAATCTAGATAGAGTGACATATAATGGAAGATCATATGAATATGAGGATTTTTTCAATGTATTTTACCTACAAAATGGATTTTTACCAGTACTTGAGATAAGCTATGGTTCATTTAAGTTCTACAATGAATATCTAGAAGCGGTTCCACCTCATGAATTTCTAAAATTCGCTCAATGATTTGTTAAAAACGTATCATGAGGACCTGACATGTTAACACTAAAATCATTTAGCATAGTTAAAGGAGTTCAAAGAGATGGTAACTCTATAACACTAGGGCAACACTTAAACGCTAATAAAGAACTTCAAACCATAAAATTCTATCCTGATGCTTTCTTTGGGTCTCTTTCTCTATATTCATTTTTAGCCGGAGAAGGAAACCTTCAAGATTCTCTACTATATCGTTTAAATTCAGTATCAATAACCGAAGAAGAACTTGACTTTTTCCTTAAAAATGCTAAAAAATTAAACATCCTAGCTAATGAACCTAGAAATACTCAACAAAGTAACATCAAATTTAGAAATCTTTTAGCAGCGCAAAGACTTCAAAATAGAAAACTTTACGTTTATAGCGATTCAGAAGCTGGCGTAAAACAAGTAGTATTTTTAAAAGAATACGACCCTGAAAGCGCTAGCTCTCAAAGCGAGGCTCAAGCAAGACTTAGAGATCTTTTAAAAGATCCTTCTTTTGTATTTGATTCTTCAAAACTTAAAGAATACTACGTATCAGGTCTTGGAATGGCTAACGCTGATTTACTAAGCAAAACCTATCCAGAATTAGCTTCACTAGATTTAACACCAAGCGAAGAAAAAGAAACCGACTTAAAAAATCTTCCAGTTACAAGAAACGGAAGAATGGCGCTATATCTACGTTTTGTAGATGCAGCTAAAGGTGATGGTGCAATAGAAGCAGCTAAAAAAGCTGAAGAAGCTCTAGAAGCTAAAGTTTTAGAAGATCTTCAAACCAATGCAAATGATACTGATGCTAAAGCTAAAGTAGCAGCAGAACTTGACGCAATTAAAAAAGCATTATATACTCCAGATGAAACTCTTTTAGTTACAGATTATGATTATTCAGCGCAAGCTTTATCAAACTTAGATGAATTAGAAAAATACGAATTCAGCCAGCCAACTGTTGATTTTTTAGACTACTACGATCTAAAAAGCCTTGTTGGAAAAACATTTAACCTATACCAAAGCCCTCAACCACAACAAGATCAAAGCGAGTCTCAAGAACAAAGTGAAACTCAAGAGCAAAGCTCAACAGAAAATACCGAAAATACCGCATCTGCAGTTGCACCAGGATTTCCTGGAGCTACTCAGCCAGCAACGCCTCAAACAAGTTTAATGGTGCCAGAAGCACCTGTTAAAAGTGATGCAACTGATGCTATGGCAGCAACAGTTGTTGATCTAAATGATAAGAAAAATTTAACTTTATTTTCACCTAATGGAAAAGAAGTTGAATTCGCCAAAAACTATGCAAGTTTAGTTGATGAGAGAAACTTTAAAGACGCAGAAACAGGAAAAGTTGATTTTCCAGCTTTTGATACAAACTTATTATCACAAGCTAGAGTATCAGATATTTCTGTAGAAAATGGAGTTTTAACAGTTGATTTATTAACTCATAATGCTAAATATAGATACAGCGTTGATGCTAAATCAATGAGCGATAGAGATTGAGATTTTGTCCAAGAGCTATTTTCAAAAGCAGGATATGTTAAATATCTAGATCCATACTTAGTAAATCTAGATAGTGATATCGTTATCCCTGAAGGCAAAAGAGAAAGAACTTTCACACTTTACTACAGTGCCTACCAAAATCTTCTTGATAATATTTCAAGAAAAATGCCTTATTTATTATCAGATAGAACCGGGCCTCACGTTGTTAAAAAAGTAAACGACCAAGGTGTTGTTGAATATAAATTAGAAGATGGTCCATACAAAGGATTTAGCTCAGATGATAATATCGGTCTATGAGCTGTATTAAAACTAAGCGATCCTAAATTCAAAGGAATGTCAAGTGATTTCCTTCGTTTCGTTGGAGCTCACGAATACGGTCACCATATAACTCTAACCGGAGCCCAAGACTTAGGAGATAAGCAATACGATCCAGTTCTAGCTTCTGCGCAAAGCCCTAGAGGTGCAACTAATATTCAAAACTTTATCTCTAAGGAAAATCTAGACTTATATTTAAGAGCTAGAACTCACTTAGAAGCTAAAACTACAAACCTTTACGCTCAAGGTGAAAAAGAAATAAACTCTCTTCCTGAATCAAACACTGGAAACTTTGTTAACTATGGATTCCAGAAAAAAGATGGAAGCTATGCCTACGAAACTCAAAGTGATGTTTGAGGAGCACCTAAAGCTGATCCAAGTATAGTTCGTGCTTTAACTAACCCAAAAAGAAGATTCCTTCAAAACTTTGAAGGTCTACAAAAAGCATTACAAGAAAGAAAAAAAGACTACAATCTTTCTGATAATGTTGACTTATTCGATCTTTGACTAACAAATGCATTTGACGAGCAATCTGGAACACTTAACCCTACAATAGAAGGAACTGCTCAATACTTCCAAGTAGATACTTCTTCTCCTACTGGATATACCTTTAAAGATGCAAGTAATGATCAAATTAAAGACTATCTAAAAGATGGTTTAGGTCAAAAAATTGAATACAGCAATGGTGGATTTGTATTATTTAAATTCGTGCCATACGATCCACAAAATGGATTATTCAAACTTACTTCAAATAAAGTTAGACGTGAAAACGGAGAACTTTACGTAAATATTCCTGAAGGAAGCGTTTTAACAACTGCGCAATTCTCAGAGTTAAAAAGAATCGAACGTGAATTTAACGAAAACGTTAATAACTTCATCGTTAAAAGATTTAGTTCAAATGGATGAAACACCGGTACTGCTATAACAGATACCAACGTTCAAATAACTAATGCCGTTCCATATTCACTTAGATATACATCTCAAGATGAATTAGTAAATGGTGAATATTCAAAAGCTACTGAATTCTACAAAAACTTTGTAAACAAAAGATCATGAACAAATGGTTTATTTGGTAATGATGAATTTACATTCAGAACTGCAGAAGCCGATGATTATAATATTACCTACTGACCATTATATTTTGCTAAAACTTCATTCTATGGTCCTGAAAGTTACCGTAATGCATTAATATTTGATGAAGGCGCTTTAACAAAAACTAGAGAATATGCTTACAACTTCCCAGTTAGATTCCCTGGACTTTCAATAGCAGAAGTTAATGAAACCTTAACAGAATTTTTAACTTTATTCCCTAGAACTTTAACTCCTCAAGAAAGAAGTGCTAAACAAAATCAAATAAGAACTGAAGCTGAAAGAAGAAAAGTATTTGACGTATTCATGCAAACATCATATGCATGAAGAGGACATTTACCTGAATATAATGTTGTTGATACATTAGGTGGGAATAAACTATTTTTAAATAGTACTCACCAATATGTTCCTAACTTTGCTCAAAGAAGAGTTGTATACAATACAAATACAAAAGAAACAACATATAAAGATCCATACAAGAGTTCGTCATTTTTAAACAATACTCCAATAAGCATTAGTAACGTGGTTAATGGTCTTGTTTGATTTAAAAACCTAAACGGTAGAATTTATAGTGACTATGCACCATGAATGCGTCCAATCGGAGCAGTAGATAATGACGGACAACAATTTGCAACAGCATATTTCTTTGCCGATGAAAATGGAACTGAAATAGAAGCTGAATCACCAGATGAAACAACAAAAGTTGATCTATCAAAAAGAAATGCTCAAACTTTAGTTGTTAATACTGACTTTGGTGTAAGCGATGTTCAAAATGGTGTTTTTGGAGCTATTAAATTAAGCCCTGGAAAAGATAAAAGAGTTCTTAATGATTTAGAAGAAATGTTTGATTTCATGACAGTTGATTATGAAAAAGCAAAAGCAACTTATGATGCAGCTACAAAACAACAAGTTCTTAATTGAGATATCGATTACGTTGAAGCTCGTTTAGATCTAGAAACATTTAGAAGTAGATACTTAAGCTTCTTACAAAACTATAAAGGTAGATTATTTACCAATAAAGAACGTCAAGATTTAATTGACTTATACTCAAAGCCTCTATCAGAAACAAAACAAGAAGTTGCAAACCAAGCAATGCAAAGATTTTTAAGATCTGGATATGTTCCATTTGCAAAAGACTACCAACTTAAAGATTTCCTTGCTAAAAGAGATAATTTATGAGTTTTAGATAAAAACGTTGGGGTTGATAACCTTAAATCAAGCTTTGTTGATTTAACTGTTACAGATGCAGATGATAATAGAAACGTTGATAGATATCTAAAATTCGTTAAAGAATACTTTGATAAACATCAAATAATGTACGATAACTTAACATTATTTGATCTACACTTATTAACCGGAATTACATGATTCTTGCCAGATGCAAAAACTTCAAGAGGTTTCGTTAACAAAGAGGCAGGACAGCTAACCGTAAGAAACGGAGTTTCATCTGACGTTGATTTATACTTTAGCACTAAGATATCTTCAGAAACCGGATCTATATTCTCAGATTATGTATATTCATACGCTGAGCAAATAAACCGTGATTACCTACAAACTACTTATACTCCATCATATGATCAATACGGAAACCGTCCTGATTATATTTCTGGAATAACCGAAGTTACCACCGGGCTAGAATATATAGTAGATGCAACCGCATCAAATAAATATCAAAACTTCCAAGTGGATTCTGAGGTAACAAATAACATGCTTACTTCTAATGTGATTCCATATTATGTGGAACAAAACAATAGAAATAGAGCAGCTAAAAATGGACTTCCTAACTACGAGTCATCAAAAAGAGATAACTACTTCTACTGACTACCTAAATACACCAACAACTTCTTTGGAAAAATAAGAAGCTTTAACAATGGTTGATATAAAGATAGATTCTATAGAACCAAACTTAACTGAGAGCTTTATGATGAACACGGTCTAGACAAGCAAGATAATTCAATTAGAATTAAAGACCTTCTTGGACAGACCGTTACTTCAAGAGCTAAAGCTTACTGACAGTACTTAATCCAATCACAAGGAATTGGAGATAGAACCCTTTCAGGATTCTGAAGAGATAGTGATAAAGATGCGGTAGCCTTCTATGGATACTTTGATTTAGAAAAATCTCAAGATCTAAAATACCTTGCATTTGAAAATACAGCAACTAAAGAAGTTTCATATCTTCCAGTGCATGTATCGCATACTAATAACCTATTCTACTACACCAAACAAGCGCCTGAAAATGGCTATACAGACGTGAATCGTCACTACATAAAAGACGAGCCATATCTTGACAAAAAAACAAATACTCAAAGAGTTGGTTTTGCTTCTTGAGTATCAGATTATGCCTTAGTTTCACAATATAGAAATCGGCTAGTTTCACCTGGAAATACATACAACGTTTACTTTGCAAATTCAAACAAAGAAAAACTAGAAGATGTAGATTTAGGAAGCCTAGTATCTATGGCGGAAAACGGTAAATTATTTAACCAGTCACCTTTAACTGTTCAAAAAGTGGAAAACACCGACGGAACACATTCAGCAGTATTAAACGTAAAAGACCAATTCAATTCAAACTAG
- a CDS encoding ABC transporter substrate-binding protein: MKKKIKYSLGLALSSLMAPAIAISCASNASKEPTPLLSNNKKLDYDLGLSAPSLNSLNYVLYKSVDLIVPSLVDTVYKFGPVSELQAILGKTPLTFGVYGNNNNSVSLEKYVNSPDLENNNYQSDRSYPFDNFGIDVGAGSFQALSARGGRGLFTPNARVITYTITLNDGRSRWSNGDVQTVDDFLDYIHYIADINTGSQKQIDLLSRDIKGLDQFVSLQNEYLKKFGTTYKNPWGYPPYEKVNGKWQYKVDARDENGNQLSNKDYLWPSQNEGDEQDVEKIQQAALNVGFWSGRLFFNISNKDLYNLLKLEDNKDVDPSDGDTITLKDEDGNDLVLRRNPYIDPRQVFQYARIDSSNFQSYEDARLIGKYIIFARDEHEFRVEYAESNPKSIDDMINDLNRNWLPINRAFVENELGGIQNFGKDKRSILTNGPFLIDSLILGSQGSLTLAKNQSYFNVNRTISNKIKIYFNDERNLESAMFSDGYIAFAKIPSVLQKKFWADPEFRNLMSKTTGYGTLGFMFNLDQETNKDSYINDPDLRNAFYYAINREVMLFNSGWNNSYPVITWTGFGNAHKSDGTAIEFGFQDQWTTPKGSYATDQKVPLQNYSYGDHLSKNYKFEATNRTDQGYRPEVAKHYMEVFKAKHPGLKQVNLTYIFNSTEEQRNVGLVLKNSLELLFGNFINLELKALPENVYISKVEEGDFDIAYKNFDSFGTEIDSYVKAFFVEDGINRENSKTTGFNLNPSGGFTYKKYFDSLADSKDLVNGSLVAKTEEETRKRLGVSQEIWDKIKELSQRRDDEDEFQYKDRYSNFFSYQFTDKEKTQGYDENKVIEIVAGLEKIIRDAAPVIPLMEVDTLWNISRVGGTRNLFRYDLQYAYDIDRPPVPGLPRVTAGQSS; this comes from the coding sequence ATGAAGAAAAAAATAAAATATTCTCTAGGACTAGCGCTATCAAGCTTAATGGCTCCTGCCATTGCCATTTCTTGTGCTAGCAATGCAAGCAAAGAACCTACGCCGCTACTATCTAACAATAAAAAGTTAGACTATGACTTAGGGCTTTCAGCTCCTTCGCTTAACTCACTTAATTACGTTTTATATAAATCTGTTGATTTAATCGTTCCTTCTTTAGTTGACACTGTTTATAAATTTGGCCCAGTTAGCGAACTTCAGGCTATTTTAGGTAAAACTCCGCTTACTTTTGGAGTTTATGGAAACAATAACAACTCAGTAAGCCTTGAAAAATACGTAAATAGTCCTGACTTGGAAAATAACAACTACCAAAGTGATAGATCATATCCATTTGATAACTTTGGAATTGATGTTGGTGCTGGATCATTCCAGGCGCTTAGCGCTCGTGGAGGAAGAGGTCTTTTTACTCCTAATGCTAGGGTAATAACCTATACCATTACCCTTAACGATGGAAGAAGTCGTTGAAGTAATGGTGATGTGCAAACTGTTGATGATTTTCTTGATTACATTCACTATATAGCTGATATTAATACTGGTTCACAAAAACAAATAGATCTTCTCTCTCGTGATATTAAAGGTCTTGATCAATTTGTTTCACTACAAAACGAATACCTTAAAAAATTCGGAACAACTTATAAAAACCCATGAGGATATCCTCCTTATGAAAAAGTCAATGGCAAATGACAATATAAAGTAGATGCCAGAGACGAAAATGGAAACCAATTAAGCAATAAAGACTACCTTTGACCTTCACAAAATGAAGGAGATGAGCAAGACGTTGAAAAAATTCAACAAGCAGCGCTTAATGTTGGTTTCTGAAGTGGTAGATTATTTTTCAATATCTCAAATAAAGACTTATATAACTTATTAAAACTAGAAGACAACAAAGACGTCGATCCTTCTGATGGAGATACTATAACTCTTAAAGACGAAGACGGAAACGATTTAGTTTTAAGAAGAAATCCATACATTGACCCTCGTCAAGTATTTCAGTATGCTAGAATTGACTCTTCAAACTTCCAAAGTTATGAAGATGCAAGGCTAATTGGAAAATACATAATCTTCGCAAGAGATGAGCATGAATTTAGAGTTGAATATGCCGAGTCTAATCCAAAGTCAATCGATGATATGATTAACGATTTAAATAGAAACTGACTTCCTATAAATAGAGCATTTGTTGAAAATGAACTAGGCGGAATTCAAAACTTTGGAAAAGATAAAAGAAGTATATTAACCAATGGTCCATTTTTAATAGATTCATTAATTCTAGGATCTCAAGGTTCGCTAACTCTAGCTAAAAACCAATCATATTTCAATGTTAATAGAACCATATCTAATAAAATAAAAATCTACTTTAACGATGAAAGAAACTTAGAATCTGCAATGTTTTCAGATGGTTATATTGCCTTTGCAAAAATTCCATCAGTGTTGCAGAAAAAATTCTGAGCCGATCCTGAATTTAGAAACTTAATGTCTAAAACCACAGGGTATGGAACACTTGGGTTTATGTTCAATTTAGATCAAGAAACCAATAAAGATTCATATATAAACGATCCTGATTTAAGAAATGCATTTTATTATGCAATTAACCGTGAAGTTATGCTATTTAACTCAGGGTGAAATAACTCTTATCCAGTTATAACATGAACCGGATTTGGTAACGCGCATAAATCAGATGGAACTGCAATTGAATTTGGTTTCCAAGATCAATGAACAACTCCTAAAGGAAGCTATGCAACTGATCAAAAAGTGCCACTTCAAAACTATAGCTATGGAGATCACTTATCTAAAAACTATAAATTTGAAGCAACCAATAGAACCGATCAAGGATATCGTCCTGAAGTTGCAAAACACTATATGGAAGTTTTCAAAGCAAAACATCCAGGTCTAAAACAAGTTAATTTAACTTATATCTTTAATTCAACCGAAGAGCAACGTAACGTAGGGCTTGTCCTTAAAAACTCACTAGAGCTTTTATTTGGAAACTTTATTAACTTAGAGCTAAAAGCGCTTCCTGAAAACGTTTATATTTCTAAAGTTGAAGAAGGTGATTTTGATATTGCCTATAAAAACTTTGATAGCTTTGGAACAGAAATTGATTCATACGTTAAAGCCTTCTTTGTTGAAGATGGAATTAACCGTGAAAACTCGAAAACAACCGGATTTAACTTAAACCCATCTGGTGGATTTACCTATAAAAAATACTTCGATAGCCTAGCAGATTCTAAAGATTTAGTAAATGGCAGCCTAGTAGCTAAAACCGAAGAAGAAACCAGAAAACGTTTAGGAGTTTCACAAGAAATCTGAGACAAAATTAAAGAGCTTTCTCAAAGACGAGATGATGAAGATGAATTCCAATACAAAGATAGATATTCAAACTTCTTTAGTTATCAATTCACTGATAAAGAAAAAACCCA